Genomic DNA from Hordeum vulgare subsp. vulgare chromosome 2H, MorexV3_pseudomolecules_assembly, whole genome shotgun sequence:
TGCTGTGTTATTCTTCAAAATATGATTATCGAAGATGAGAGAGGCACGAACTTGGAGTTCTTCTATGACAGTGTAGGTAGCcgtgtcaaaccagctagagaccCTAACCAAATTAGAGCTTTTCTTCAGACCTACAATGATATTGAAAATGGAAACACCCACTGTCAACTTTACAAGGATATCATTGAGCACCATTGGCAAAGGGCTGGGCAGTAACACATTCCATTTTTCCATTAATTTTCATTTCATTCATGTGTGATTTGTACACAGGACAAGTTtgtattgaattatttagtttgcttccgtgatttgaataattattgtGCTTTGGATGATTATTATAATGTAATATTGACATTTTACTTACATTGCACATTAGTAATTCTGATTTACGGGGTTTTTGGTTTATGGGTCGACACGGCGGTGGCCGGGCAAACCCCACATAGTCGGCCTGTAAAAGAACATCTTTTGCTAATATCTTTTTTATGGGTTCATTTTGCGAGGTTTGGCTCTATCCGCGCCCGCGCTGGCCCGCAAAACCGTTTTTCCGCGAACTATAAACGATTTTTGCGGGTCGGCTTTATACGCGGTCTGATgctgttagagcatctctaggctctagcagaccccgtataaagccccgacccgcaaaataaccgccaaaataaGGGTTTGCACAGAAAATGCTGCCAGACCAGACCCCACAAACGCGTCCGACCCGTAAAACTTTTTGAGGGGAGCGGCAAAGTACCCTCCCTGACCGGCCAAAACATAGGTTTCCGCCTCGCCTATACGGTGCCTTGTATCCGAGGGAAGcggtgttagaaatatgccctagaggaaataataaattggttattattatatttccttgttcatgataattgtttattatccatgctagaattctactgattgaaaactcaaatacatgtgtggatacatagacaaacacactatccctagtgagcctctagttgactagctcgttgatcaaagatggtcaaggtttcctggccatagacaagtgttgtcacttgataacgggatcacatcattaggagaatgatgtgatggacaagacccaaactatgaacgtagcatatgatcgtgtcagtttattgctactgttttttgcacgtcaatgtatctgttcctatgaccatgagatcatgtaactcccggacaccggaggaataccttgtgtgtatcaaacatcgcaacgtaacttggtgactataaaggtgctctacaggtatctccgaaggtgtctgttgggttggcgtgaatcaagactcggatttgtcactccgtgtggcagagaggtatctcggggcccactcagtaatacaacatcataataagtcttgcaagcaatgtgactaaggagttagtcacggtatcttgtattacggaacgagtaaagagacttgtgagtaacgatattgaactaggtatagagataccaatgattgattctcgggcaagtaacgtaccgaaggacaaagggaacatcatacgggattaactgaatccttgacataggggTTCAACcatgaagatcttcgtagaatatgtaggaaccaatatggacatccaggtcccgctattggttattgaccggaaagtgtctcagtcatgtttacatagttctggaacctgcagggtctacacacttaaggtttggtgatgataTAAGTGTAGTTGAGttgttatgttggtgaccgaaggttgttcagagttccgaatgagatcacggacatgacGAGGTGCTCCAGAAtactccgaaggtaaagattgatatatgggataatAGTGTTTGGTCTCCGGAATGGTTTCGGAATTTACCGAAAGGGGTTTCGGAtgtttcccaaaatgttcgggtaTGAGAACACATTTATTTGGGCCATGGGGTAAAGCCCACGAGGCTTTAGGAAGGTGCAAAAGGAGTTTTGCAATGGGCACGGGCCAAACACGAGGGACCCTGGCGTTTGGGGGCACACGCCGAGGACCCTGGTGTTTGGTCCTGGAGTCCGAGGAGGACTCTTGCCTTGAGTGCCAAACTGACTTTGAGGAGGCTCTTTCTCCAAGAAACGACCCCAGGGCTCAACATATAAATAGAGGGGCAGGGCTAGCACCCGAGACACATCAAGATTGCCCCAAGCCGTGTGTCGGCAACCCTGCCCCTCTAGTTCATCCTCCGTCATAGTTTTcgttgtgcttggcgaagccctgcggaaatagtttcaccaccaccgacaccacaccgtcgtgctaccagaactcatctactatttagcccctcttgctggatcaagaaggtgaggATGTCATCgaaccgtacgtgtgctgaacgcggaggtgccgtttgttcggcactagatcgagacagatcgtgatgagatcatgggacgggctgtgatttggatcacgaagatgttccactacatcaaccgcgttatatacgcttcctcttagccatctacaagggtatgtagatgcactctccactctcgtagatggtcatcaccatggatatatcttatgtgcgcgtagaaatttttttgtttcccatgcgacgttccccaacaagcggTTGGCGGGATAGACATTTCAGCCCACACCCTTTCCCCGCCCCCTTCTGCCGCCGCCCCCGCCATTGGTTCCGCCAGTCCGTCGCCCCCGCCATTGGTTCTGCCAGTCCGCCGCCAGCGCTTCCGCCAAATCTACGGGGTGAATCGCGCCGCCGGGGCGCCCCTGCCCTCTTAACTCGAGCCGTTGCACCGGCTCCCCCGGATCCGTCAATCCACCGCGGTCGGAGAGCCACCGCCGAAGATGGAGTTGAGCTCATGCGAGAAGTTTTTGCTCGAGGATTAATCCGATTCGGATGGCTTGGATGCTGAGACGATGCTTCTCACATTTCGCCAGCAGAGTTTGGTGATGGCCCTTGCCGTTAAGGAGCACGGAGACGAGCACCGAAAGAGACGGCGAGGATCGACTGTCGGCCGTCTTTGCATTCCTCGAAATCTCTATCTCGGgaacgagatgttgatgcaagactactttGCCGCCAATCCAACATACCAGTCGCACCTCTTCCGGAGAATGTACCGTATGCGCAGATCCCTCTTTGTAAAAATTGTTCAAGCTTGCGAGGCCAATTGTcgatattttactcaaagaaggaatgccgctggcttgaagggatttagtgcatataAAAAAATCTCGGCAGCTATGCGGGTAATTTCATACGACGTTCCAGCTGACTATACCAGATAATTTCATACGACGTTCTGGCAGACTATACCGATGAGTACCTTTGCATTGGGGAAGATAGTACAATTGAGTGAGTGCGtaggcttgctagtggtgatgctccaGCTTGCAACTACACTGTCAATGGGCATGAATACACAAAAGGATACTATCTTGCACATGGTATATACCCTTCTTGGTGCATATTTGTGAAGAGCATCAAATACCCCAAAGTAGGAAAAAGTCTGAATTTGTAAGGGCACAAGAGACAGCCCAAAAAGACACCGAAAGAGCATTTggggttttgcaatctaggtttgccattgttCGTGGTCCTGCTCGGTTTTGGGACAAACGATCCTTAAAAGacatcatgacatgttgtgttattctTCACAATATGATTCTCGAAGATGAGAGAGGCATGAACTTGGAGTTTTTCTATGACAATGTGGACATCCAtgtcaaaccagctagagaccCTAACCGAATTAGAGCTTTTCTTCAGACCTACGGGGAGATTGAAAATGCAAACGCCCACTGTCAACTTCAGAAGGATCTCACTCAGCACCATTGGCAAAGGGCTGGGCAATAACACATTccattttttcattcattttcatTTCATGGATGTGTGATTTGTAAACGGAATAAATTTTGTTTCCATGTGCGACATTCATTTAGTTTGCTATGATGATTTGAATAATTATTATACTTTGGATGATTATTGTATTTATAATATTGACATTTTATTTATAATGCACATGAGTAATTCTAATTTACGGGGTATTCGGTTTGCGGGGTAGATGGATCCGTAAAAAACATCTTATGTGAATATCCCTTTTTACGGATCCGATTTGTAGGATCTAACTCTGTCCGCCCGTGTCGGCCCGCAAAACTTTCTTTCTGTGAAGTGTAAAGGACTTTTGCGGGTTGATTTTATACTGGTGTggtagagatgctcttaggcacCTTGCCGGGGGCGACCCTGCGTTCCAGCCCACTGTAGCGCCCTCCTTCCCGAGAATGAAGTCTGATTTAAACCTTGTGGTTGTAAAGCTTGTTGTAAACGAACCCTCACTTTTAAATCCCTGAAGTTTGTACCTTATCCTTTATAATCCCGGTCGTTTTCAACCCTCAACCAATCCTAGACCTGTTTGTAAGCATAATCCTGGTTGGGATCGCTCATTCCTTTGATGACAACCTGGTCGTACgtgtcatctccatcatcttcatatATCTCTCCGTCTTCCCTTTCTCGATGTGAGCGCGTACAAACCGAGCAGCAATGCAACATACTTTTGTTCTTGTGCACAAACTGGGCGAGTGTGTCGGCAACAGGAGCGCTCGGAAGGAGGTGCCGTTGATCTTATCTGCATATGGAGGATCTCGGATATTGCATGGCCAATTTGCAATGCTACACCAAAGTACGCATGTGTAGACATAGAAAAAGTAGAACGCATACATGCATGAATAACACAGAAAAAGTAGAACGCATACATGCATGAATCGATCTCGTACGTGTCAAAAAGATTCCAACACAAGTTACACAAACCACAAGCCAAAATGTGGCTGTCCATCCAAGACCAGAGGCAACATTAAACACACCTTTCTGTTGTGATACCGGGTCTCGTGTATACTTGTGCTTATTTTCTCCTGTAAACTAGAATCATTACCTGGTTAGTTAGTTAGCCTCTAAGAGTTTGTTAGCACGTCATCATGCATGTCTACATTCCCCATGTACATGTATATTTAGCCTCATGGCTTCAATAATATAATCACGTTGTTTCACTTCACACTCTCAGGTTTTACAAGCAAGCCTCCGTTCACGACAATCACCAAGGATGGCGCGGCCAAGGCGCTCTACACCATGCCGTTCAGCACCGGCCACCTGATGGTCCTCGGCCTATCTGCATTCTGCACCGGCCATCGCGTCGTCGTGCAACGAGCAGACAATGACCGTGACGCTCTCCGCCTCGTTCCCGACCTAGCTGACCAACACACAAACTTTCGTGCTCTGCCTCCGGAGCGACAGCAGGACCGGGTTCACTCGCAACAACGTGGGCACGACCATCTTTCACCCATGGCCTTTTTCCTCGTGTCCTTACGGACCGTCCATCATGAAGTGAGCCAGTGTAATGGGAGTAAAGAGAAAACGAAAATTTGATTCTGCCGGGATTATCTTGTTTCCTATTTCCTGTGAACCAAACGGTTTGGGGTTAAAATTGACCGGAATTTCTGAATACAGGGTACAGATTTTAGGGACTTAAAAAAAGATGAGGGTTCATTACAATTTTAATGTTTAAAATAGACTTTACTCCCTTCCCGATGATAGACGCACTTGCGCCGGCGGAGCACCCACCTGGTGACGGCGAGGGCTGCGGCGTGCGGATCGACAAATCTCGGCCAGCCTTTCCCGGGCGACCTTACTTCGCTTACTTGAGCAAACGGGAGCACAGATTCGTCTCTGCAACTCTATTCCCGATCTACTTTCCCTATGTAGATTCGGCATCGCAATTCCATGGGGATGCTGCATACTGTTATCTGCTCTTCATATGAATCGGTGtgtgtgggtgggtgggtgggtgggggggggggggttgagatAGAATAATGGGAGAAATGTGGTGCTTTATGCTTGGGAGTGCCGGGAAACAGCTTTACGGTTATCTGGAGTTCCTTGTCAGTTCTGTAGTATTAGTAATTTCATTTTGCTGGCGTACTTGAATTGTCAACTGAGACTACAATGTTAGCAATTACTGTGGCTCCAAGAGCATATAGGTTTCGTTTGAATTAGTACTATTAATGTTTGCCGAGTCCTTTGCCATTTGCTGAGTATCACTTCACCTCTATTGTTCTacgtatatactccctccgtccagaaatacttgtggagaaatagatgtatctgacatattttagttctagatacatccatttttatctaTTTCTccaacaagtatttccggacggagggagtactttaaaTGGTAGGAATGTGTAACTGGATAACATAATAAAATGTTACCATTTCTGTTTTCGTTCGTTCAGTTATCTTACAACTGGTGATACATATCTTAAACATGCTTCCTTTTTTTCCTGACGGGAAAAGCATGAGCTCTGCTTATGCATATTAAtgcaaataaagaagaagaaatcaataaagtTTGCATGTTGAAAAAAAATGTATAGTATGTTTGGGTGAGAAAATAGGACAGATAGATGTGCATAAACATCAACCACATCGGCATCACTATATTAATGTAAATAGTTTCATCTGGAGGCGAATAAACTTAATTGATGCAACTAGCATCTTTCTCTGCGCTGATGACTATGTGGTGCTATCTCTCTAATGTGATGCTTATAgtaatgttgcatgatgaaactTCTTGCTCACTTGGATTTACATGGAAATAAGCCGGTTGCTTAGGTGGAGGTAAGCTCATGTTCTTGGTGTTTAGCATTGTGACAACACGCTCCATAGCTGGTCGATCCTCTGCACTTTCTTGAACACATAAAAGTGCCACATGAACACACCTCTCTATCTCTTCATTTTCGTTCCCTGGAGGACAATAAGTCATCTCACGCCATTTTCCATCCATCCAAAGTTGCCAGGCCTGTTATCAAAACATTGTGATTTTTATCCACATTGAAAAACAATATACACACTACATTGTAAAATAAAATTGGTATGCATCGAAGTGCAAATTGGGGTCTAGGGTAACTCCACTCACATATGCAATGAGATTGTATAGTTTCCCATTGTATTGATAGAAGTGGGCTGTCCTCTTTCCACTTATTATTTCCAGAATCAATACGCCAAAGCTAAATACATCTGTCTTGATTGAGCAAACCCCCTCAAAAGCATACTCTGGAGGTATATAGCCACTGTATGGTGGAAGTAAAATCAATGCATGCCACTAATGCAAAAGGTAGAATTTCAAGATTACGTTCATAGGATGCTTCAAtgcattttcttttctttcaaaAGAAGCAGATGTATTTGATATGCACTAAAAGTGAACATGCTTTTATGTTCTTACTGTGTGCCCACTATTCTGGTGGTATTTGACTCTGCCATATTTGAGTAGAATATTCTGGCCACTCCGAAATCAGATATTTTTGGATTCATGGCACTATCCAAGAGAATGTTACTTGCTTTCAAATCCCTATGGACAATGCATATTCGTGAGTAGTTGTGAAGATAAAGAAGACCTTGAGCTGTCCCATCAACTATGCGCAAACGTTTTGACCAGTTTAACTCCCTTCCTTTAGTGATATCTGCAGAACATATATAACTAATCAAAACatgtcgccaagctataaataATACCGTGTTCTATGCTTCTGCCACATCAGAACTAGAAATGCTACCAAAGATGAAGTAGTCTAGGCTTTTGTTTTCCATGTATTCATATACAATTATCTTTTCTCGATCTCCTTGAGTGCAGCATCCCAGCAGTTTAACGAGATTTTTGTGTTGAACCTTTGCTATAAGTTGAATTTCGTTTCGGAATTCCAGTAAACCTTGCAAAGAACATGTTTCCAGTCTCTTGACTGCTATTTTATGTCCATTTCTTAATCGGCCCTGAGGTtgagaaaaggaaaactagttaATAAATGTATACAGTACATCATGTTTTGGGGAAAAGTTAACTATGCATAGTTGCAGAATACATTTTCTTTTTCATGGGTGACTATAAGTAATACAACTCACTACGAAATATGGTATTCAAACAAATGCAGTCAAGCAAGTGAATGTTTACTTTGGATTTTAAGTAAGATAGCATTTATGATGCCAGTACACAACACAATCACCTTATATACAGGACCAAAGCCACCTTGTCCCAGTTTGTTACCAATCGAGAAGTTACTTGTAGCTTCTTTTATCTGGGAGAAATCATAAAGTGAAAATTCTGGGTTGGCTCCTCCCATCCTCCAAAGATTTATTGCAATTTGTATTGACAAGTACAGCCGTCCTAGTTTAAATATTGTTTGTTCTGAAAAATAATAACGAAATGTTATGCTATTCATATCCGTACTTAGAAAAATAAAGAGTGGCAAATATTATCTTATGCAGTGGTGAAATGATGAAGTACATACCTCTTCGTCGTTGTGTTTTGACCCATATATGAAAAACCAAGCAAGAAATTGATATTACTAGTAGGAAACCGCCAACGCCAACCAAGACTGCATTGTTCCATCGAAAAAAGTTTGTTTTACCTGTACATTCACATAAAATTCCAATGAAATCTATTTTGATAAACCAATGGCAAGTTATGTACTGCATTGTTGACACTTTATGCCTTTGCTATGACTAGTGCCATTCATCATAACTGTAGGAACACTTCCAACTACTGGTTAAAGCGTCTTTACTCTTAAAACAACAAAGGATATGAGTTTTAAGACATAGTTTTCAACTTTTCGTAAGCATCATGTCTAGGGTGGAGAAGAGTGATCTTGGAAACAAACTGGCTGTAAGAAGGCAAATTGAAGGCTAAAGGAGTTGTCAGTTCCTATCTGAAACAATGAAGTGGAATAGGTATTTTGGTTTCTAGCAATTTACTTTAGCACATCTTCGCTATTTTTTTTTTTCTAATTCTAAAAAAAAGAACTTCCAAACACGGGAAATGCATTGGAGCTCCCAGGTGCCACACACCCCTATATGAATATAGCATCAAGGGAAATaccagaaaaattcaaaaaaacctGAAATTTTGGGATATCAAACCTGGGTGCCCATTGTACACCTGTGTTcagctttggggggggggggggggggatgggtgCTCATGGTATTCGTGGCGAAGGAAATACGGTCCAACATATTATCCATCCAAATAGTTTTTGCATACATAGGAATTTATTTTGTTTACAGGTTACCACGGGCACTCATTCCCCACGAAACTGAACATGGGTGTACAATGGGCACCCAGGTTTGATATcccaaaattccagattttttaaAATTTTCCTGATACTTCTTTTAATGCTATATTCATATAGGGGTGTGTGTGGCACCCGAGGGCCATAAATCCTCATCCTTCCAAACATCCCCTTGTTTCAAATCTATGCCCTCTTAGACAAGATAATGAGGCTCAAAGCCAAAATTATTAATGAAAATACTTAAGACTAAGTTATTTTCTTCTGTTGTACTTGAATGGTAAAATGAAGCGAATAAATATGTTATGCAATTTGGAGCCATTCAAGAAAACATACTTCTTGGGAGCGCATTGAGCGACAGCATCTTAGTATCGTTAAAGAATTGTGTGTCCGTCTCATAATGCAATGTGCACCACAACCCAAGAAATGCTGCCCCCATCTGGccagcaatgatcttactctgcaTGTCAGGGATTATGCGATCCAGGCATGCCGCACAACGCTCATATGGCATATCCCGTATGCACTGCGCCAACCCATACACCGTCTGTCCTGTCTCCTCAAACCACACTTTGCCGACTGCATATTTTTCTGCTCGGCTCACCACAACATCAGCAAGCGCATGTATCAGCTTGGTGACAAGGTCTTCATAACGCCCGGCGGCTACAGTGGCCCTCACAGAATTCAGGTTAGTATTCACGGTGCACCCGGTCATGTTGCTGAAGTTGGAAAGAAAGTCCTGGTTGGAGAAGCTTATCTGTGCCTGGTATTGGTCGTAGTAGTAGGTCACATTGTTGCTCTGGAGGGAGTAAGAGTTGCCAGCTTTGCTGTTGATTGCTTCATCAAGGGCCTTTGTTAGGCGCTTCTGACAGTCGGAGCCATCAGAATCACCCCGACAAAGCACTGCACCATAGACCTTGTCTGGTCCTATGCCAGCCGTGCCAGTAGCTGAGTGCTTCTCTGTGGCGTTGGCAAACAGTAGTTTGGCGAGGGATATAAGATTGGATTTGTAGGTGCTGTTTGGCATGTACATGCCGCCATTGTTGTCGCTGCAGAGTGCCTGACCTTCCGACGAAGccgagaaggagaggaagagaactAAGAGAGATAGTCGTAGCATCCTCCTCATTTACTTCAGAAAATGGTCTGTGATCTATCGGCGTTGTGGAAGTACTCATGAAACTGTAATGAATAAGTGGCAAATAACATCTTCTCTTTGTGTACAAGAGGTAAACATGTTGAAGGTTCTTACGAAAATGACCTTTGGGACCAGACTGGTCTAAGTTAGAAATTTCTCTTAAAATTGACAGGATGACTGATGGTGACCGTCACCATATCCTGCAAAATAGGGCAGAGAAACATGGCACTGGACTGGGGTTTTGACCTCCAATTTGGTCCAAGTCTAAGCACTGGACTTTATTTACACAGACAGGTGTTGTCATCCTCTATAACACTAAGTTCCCTTGTTTTAAAGAGTCTACAttcagttgagttctttaattagaATTAGGTTACCCGATTTTGATcgggtcaacaatttctcaaagcTCTCTTATTCAATTCTTTTATACCATACACAATGGTTCCAAATTTTAAGGTCTCACAATTAATTGAGGTATTCAATTTAGAATTGGATCATCCGATTTTGACCGGGTCAACAATTTGTCAAGCTCTGCCATTCATTTTTTTAATTCATTCCCTAATTTTGAAGCTCTTTCATTCAATTGAGATATTCAATTTTGAATTTGGTTTACGATTTTAATCGGGCCAATGATATTTCAAAACAATCAGCAACAACTGCCCTATAAAAACATATCAATCATGGCGCACCCTCCCACCACCTAGAAAAAAGAAGCGCCATCATGTGATATTGTAGCACCAATAGAGTACATGCAACCACCGACACTAAAATTTCCCCACATAAATATAGGTTGGTTAGCGGATAACACTGAATCACACCATGAAAGGCCCACCAAATCACCGCactataaataaaaataaaacacgcTAACATCTCACTCACCCGCCAAACTAAATATTCCATCAGTTCCAAAATACGGGTATTGGGTTTTTGGAAAGtcatatttcttcaactttaaccAAGTTTACAGCAAGAATATCGACATCCACAATATTAAACAAAATAAGTATGGAAATTCATTTCATGCTGAATCTAAAAACACCGATTTGATATTATGGATTTTGATATAATTTTTCTATAAAATTGATAAAATTTAAAAGGTTTGACTTTCCAAAAAAATATTACACATcaatatttttcatttttgtttctaGACGTGTGTTTCGAATCCATCAATTTAATTTGTTTTGCTATATGATCTATACATAAATTTGTCTATATTGTCATTTTTTGttgaatttttaaaatatttttggaatgaGATTTCTAGAGTTGGGAGTATCGGGAGTATAGAATACCTTCTCTATAATGGATTTTTACAAACTAAATATGAATTGGTTCATCACAGTGACTACAATGTTGCACAGTGCAGATACATGAAATATTTGAATCTCAAAGGACGATCTGACGGTAGATAGTAGGGCGGTTTTGTTGATCTGCCCAGCAGCTAGCAGGTCATGTGCTGGTTCCAGTGCCATGTAGTTTCGAAACAGATATGTATATTCTTGTAGTCCCAAATTATGAATATTGCATATGATGGAAAATCTTGTTACATATGCAGGAATAGGACAAATGGGTGAAGTTCTGAGCCACTAATGGAATACAAACAATGCCCTGTCTAGTTAACTAGTCAACACAAGAAGAACATCCAAAAACAGTAGGCACACACCCTGCAAATGAAATAAATGACCATTTATCTACCATCAGTAGTGGTGAGGGTTATATCATTTCTGGTGCATGATAAATTGATGTCTATTGACACATCTACTCTGGTATAGGAGTAAGCTGGTTGCCTTGGCTCTGGTACGGTGATGTCGTCACTGCTAAGCATTGCAACAATATCAGACATAGTGGGGCGGTCTACTGCTTTCATTTGGACACACATGAGTGCCAACCTGAGATATTTCATCATGTCTCCTGGATCATATTCATCACCAATTGATTGATCAATGAATTCatgccatctttcttcttcccACATCTGCCATGCCTGAAAATAGGGTTCTTACATAAATTTGATGGTAGGGGCAACCTTATATATCTGCAGTTAAATTTTTGACAAAATTATGGCTAATAAAACAGGAAAAGAATGAAAAGACACCTACAATTCATGGAAAATAAAATTTGAGAATACACCGATTTTATAGATTTTAACTTGCTTACATATTGAAGTAGATTGTCAAATTCTCCTCCATTATGCTGAAATCCTGCACTCTTCTTTCCACTTATAATCTCAAGAAGCAATACCCCAAAACTGAAAACATCTGACTTGATCGAAAGGAGGCCCTGAAATGCGTACTCAGGAGCCATGTAACCACTAGGAAAGATGGCATGCAATAGTCAGAAGGAAAATGCTTGGGTCGAAACATTAATTGGTAATTTACTTGTGTGCTGTACTTACTATGTTCCAACAAGCCTGCTTGTTTTTGTTTGAGTGGCGTCTGACGGAAATATCCTTGCCATGCCAAAATCAGAAATCTTAGGATTTAACTCGGAGTCTAATAGAATATTGCTTGCTTTCAGATCCCTATGGATGATACGCAGTCGTGAATGCTCATGAAGGTATAGAAGCCCTTGTGCTATTCCTTCAATTATTTTCAGTCGTATCATCCAGTTTAATGATGTCCTCCTGTTTGGATCTGCAAATATGACACAGGGCCAAGTGTTTAGTAGTACTTCTACTACAGAGGGGAAGGCATACAATTAAACATTAGCAAATTACTCCAGAAACCTACCGAAAATGAAGTAGTCCAAGCTTTTGTTTGACATGTATTCATAGATCAGTATCTTCTCTTCATCGTGGATGCAACAACCCAACAGCCTAACAAGGTGTCTGTGCTGAAGTTTTGCTACCAGTTGGATCTCATTTTTGAATTCCACTAGGCCTTGGCTTGATCGTGCAGCAAGTTTTTTAATTGCTACTTCTTGTCCGTCAGGAAAAATTCCCTGCAAAAATCATGAACCATCCTCTATATCTTAGAATGGTGCAGTGTTAATTTTGTTTTTATGGAGGaaatatgaatatgatgaaaaatACTTTGTAAACGGGTCCAAAGCCACCCTGTCCTAATATTTTGCCCGGTGAGAAGTTGTCTGTAGCATCTGCAATTT
This window encodes:
- the LOC123425830 gene encoding cysteine-rich receptor-like protein kinase 19 isoform X1; translation: MRRMLRLSLLVLFLSFSASSEGQALCSDNNGGMYMPNSTYKSNLISLAKLLFANATEKHSATGTAGIGPDKVYGAVLCRGDSDGSDCQKRLTKALDEAINSKAGNSYSLQSNNVTYYYDQYQAQISFSNQDFLSNFSNMTGCTVNTNLNSVRATVAAGRYEDLVTKLIHALADVVVSRAEKYAVGKVWFEETGQTVYGLAQCIRDMPYERCAACLDRIIPDMQSKIIAGQMGAAFLGLWCTLHYETDTQFFNDTKMLSLNALPRSKTNFFRWNNAVLVGVGGFLLVISISCLVFHIWVKTQRRREQTIFKLGRLYLSIQIAINLWRMGGANPEFSLYDFSQIKEATSNFSIGNKLGQGGFGPVYKGRLRNGHKIAVKRLETCSLQGLLEFRNEIQLIAKVQHKNLVKLLGCCTQGDREKIIVYEYMENKSLDYFIFDITKGRELNWSKRLRIVDGTAQGLLYLHNYSRICIVHRDLKASNILLDSAMNPKISDFGVARIFYSNMAESNTTRIVGTHGYIPPEYAFEGVCSIKTDVFSFGVLILEIISGKRTAHFYQYNGKLYNLIAYAWQLWMDGKWREMTYCPPGNENEEIERCVHVALLCVQESAEDRPAMERVVTMLNTKNMSLPPPKQPAYFHVNPSEQEVSSCNITISITLER
- the LOC123425830 gene encoding putative cysteine-rich receptor-like protein kinase 20 isoform X2, with translation MRRMLRLSLLVLFLSFSASSEGQALCSDNNGGMYMPNSTYKSNLISLAKLLFANATEKHSATGTAGIGPDKVYGAVLCRGDSDGSDCQKRLTKALDEAINSKAGNSYSLQSNNVTYYYDQYQAQISFSNQDFLSNFSNMTGCTVNTNLNSVRATVAAGRYEDLVTKLIHALADVVVSRAEKYAVGKVWFEETGQTVYGLAQCIRDMPYERCAACLDRIIPDMQSKTNFFRWNNAVLVGVGGFLLVISISCLVFHIWVKTQRRREQTIFKLGRLYLSIQIAINLWRMGGANPEFSLYDFSQIKEATSNFSIGNKLGQGGFGPVYKGRLRNGHKIAVKRLETCSLQGLLEFRNEIQLIAKVQHKNLVKLLGCCTQGDREKIIVYEYMENKSLDYFIFDITKGRELNWSKRLRIVDGTAQGLLYLHNYSRICIVHRDLKASNILLDSAMNPKISDFGVARIFYSNMAESNTTRIVGTHGYIPPEYAFEGVCSIKTDVFSFGVLILEIISGKRTAHFYQYNGKLYNLIAYAWQLWMDGKWREMTYCPPGNENEEIERCVHVALLCVQESAEDRPAMERVVTMLNTKNMSLPPPKQPAYFHVNPSEQEVSSCNITISITLER